The genomic segment CGCCAGCGCAGATCTTTGCAGCTCAGACGGGGAAGTAACAAGACACCGAAAGACCACGGAGTGCAACGGATGCAGAATCTATCTCGGCCGCTACCCCAGGTCGCGACTCAactcgtgtctcctctcgccgcctGAGGCAAGACCGCGACCGTGCCAGCCTCAAACTGGCTGAGCTGCATGCCCGGAGCACCCTGAAGTGCAGTTGACTGGGTGCTTccccgaatataagccgaatTCTTGTAATTTTCAGTCCGGGCAGAGAGGGGCACGGTTGCGTGGAGTGCGCCAGTGACCGCCCTGGCGGCATCACTGGagcgagtgcatgcgtttttttctcggtgAGCATCGCTTTTGCGCGGAAAAAATTCGTAGAAAGGCCGCGCGCCGTCTCTCTGGGCCGTAGGACCATTTGGGGGACATCGGTCATCCTTTTTAAGGAATTCTGATTTTTTTGTTGGTGTTGTCCCTCTGCggttcttttttccttccgcGCGACAAAGATGGGGCTTTTTACTCGCTACTACCAGCCTGGAAGGCTTTGCGTCGTTCAGTATGGCCCCGACGCAGGAAAGGTGGGTTCCTACGCAGCTTCCGTCCACTTGGGGAATTTTTCACGAAGAAATCTCGAGGCACCGTGGGTGTCGACAACGTTTTGTTGCATCCCTTGTACCGTTTTCGTTTACGGTTTCTCATGATGAAAGGCATCTGCGCGAGAACACGTTTTGCGGATCTTTCTCTGCCCGCAAGACTGAGTGTGGGGGCCCGTGTGGCCTCCCGTTGCCGACAGGTTGCATGCTATAGATTCTTAAAAGAAAACAAGTCGCATCGGGATGTCACACGCAAATCTACAGAGGATTCTGTGATCCTCATCACAGACGATGCCGTACTCGGCGGCATTCGTCCCGAGAGGGGTAGTTGTCTGCGACTCAGGAAGGCTTCGTGCGGCGGGCCTCCCACGACGGCAAACGAATAAGGAAGAGGAATCTGGGAGTAGTAAACTTCACTGCCGTTCACTTTTTACCTGCCTGTACGACTTCTTTTTCCGGGGATATCTTACATCTTTTAAATGATTTCCTAAtatctttctctttcctgctcGTCTACGGGCCGTCCTGAGGGCGCCCTGAGCTACTGACTGTGCCTTTTGTGGAGGATGTTGACGAAACGCACTTCGAATGGCGATACTCACAGGGAGACGACGCATGTTGTTTTCGTTTCCACCTTGTGCATTTCAATTTCCATGTCCCGGCGTAACGAATGGCCGCTCTGGTATTCGAGAAGCTGTACAGACGGTTCGCGGCGAAAACTTTTTGCGTGTTGCCCGCCCTACCTCGGAAGGTGAACTGGGTTTCATTTGCCTGCATCTGGAACCGTGAAGGTTTCTCGCACAAGCATTGCTACTTCTGTTGATGTTCCCGTTTGTTCTGTGACGgccgcgtttctttcttcaagGTCGAAACATGTTTTTCTGTGGGCCCCCCTGCGTGTGTCTTGCAGCTGTGCTTCGTCGTGGACATCATCAACCAGACCCGCGTGCTCGTTGACGGCGCTGGAGTGACGGGGTAAGTCCTTTACGACTGCATGTGCAAACGCTTGGTGCGTGTGGACTGGTCTTGATCTCTGTTCTGTTGGGAAATTCACTTTGCTTTTCGCGTGGATGTGAATGCCATGAATCAGTCAATTTAAAAGACACTAAATATCTAAATCTTGGAGAGCCCTGAGACTGTGTAGCGTTTTCTGGATGGATCGGTGATGGACTGTGGACTCATGAACTCTGTTCTGGCCAGCCGCGTATGCAGCGgttctttcctccttgtcTCGACGGGGTTCCATCTTTCACTTCCCGCCATGCGGGCACTGAGAAGCGGGGGGACGGGTGTGCCGTGTGTTTTGTGGCTGTCGGGGACTTCGTTTGATACGGCGATTCTGTGGTTCCGTCGAAATACGTTTCTTTACGTCTCCCTCCTGTCGCGTGTTGCGTCGACGCCGCTTAAGTTTTCCGATTCTCCCTCGGGTCGTCTTTGGATTTCCTGCTCTACGGGATTGTCGCCGCGAGCGTCCCTCCAGCATCGGGGCCGCAGGCAATCGGCGTTCGAACCCCAGTGAGAGGACTCTTTGCGTGTTCAATGCTCTCAGCGTGAAGCGTCAATCCATGCCCGTACGCCGCATTGCGTTGACCGACCAGTACCTGAAGATCCCCCGCAGCGTGCGGTCCGCGACGCTGAAGAAGGCCTTGGAGAAGGATGACGTGATCGCGAAGTTCAACCAGTCTTCCTGGGGCAAGCGGAGACTGGCAAAGGAGCAGCGCGCCAACATGTCCGACTTCGACCGCTTCAAGCTCATGGTCATCTTGAAGCAACGGAGAAAGGTCATGCaacagaagctgaagagtCTGAAGAAATAAGtccgaagacagagagcaagTTGATAGTGTTTCTCTTGTGCGGCGTCGTCTCCAGGCGAGAAGCAGTCGCGCACGACAGACGCGAGCGGCatgtggagacgcgaggaagaacgcgtttctctctcatAACTGCTTCTCAAGGTTCCTAACTCAAACTTTCCGttctctttgtgtctccaAACACTTCTCACCAATGTCTCCAGGTCGCCTCACCAGGCACCCACGGACATAAAAAAGTCTCACacccgagaagagacaacgagaAACTTCACTTACTGTCTGGTCAAACAACGCGGGGTGCTCCAACACGCACCGGCGTctagagaagaaaggaaggggGCGTTCTCCGTCGCCCAACGGCATCCGTTGGCTCTCTATTTTTGACTGCAGAAGTTATCGGCATACGCATAATATATGTCCAAAGACAGCCACAGCGACATTCTGATTTCCACCACTCAAGTGTAGGGTCGACAGGATTCAAACCCCGCCACGGCGGCAATCTTTCCGCCGCATCACCGCCTAAATTCATTCAACACGGTTTCTGCCGTACTGTGGCAAGATCGAAATCAGTCATCCATCTCgttgtatgtatatgctccgaggaaggcagtggcTCTAGTAACTAATTGTTTACTGTAAGCGTAGAACGGATCCCGTAGCAACGCGTGAGACTGCATTCCCTAGTGCTAAGAGCGTGGCTCAGCAGTGCAGCATTTCCACGCGCAGCAGCTGGGGCAGAAGGCTCTTGGATATTCAATGAGAGGTGCACGGTTCTACGTAGACACTGAGACATTCGACCGAACCTGCGATAGATAAATATGTCCGGATGATTGCATGTTGGTGACTGAATGTCAGCCTTGCAAATTCTAGGTGTCACACGTAATCCCTtcgggagaagacgcacttGATCGGCCTACTTTACGAATATTACAGAGTCTCAGCACTAGCGGTTAAACGATGCTCTCACCATGCTGGTCATGAGAAGtacaatagaacttggatccaGTACACAAATGCCTTCAAAGTCTCAACAGTATTCCAACTCGTTGCGGCACACATATCATAGACATGAAGGAGTTGCTCCCAACTTACTAGAACGCTGAAGGAGTTGCGCCCTCGAACACAGAGATGCAGCGCCACAGAATCCGACACACATGACCCGCAAAATCAACTTCACAGTGttgttgtctctctgcgaaTGGTAACGGAACGTTGGTGTTGCAGTGCGTACCGGTCTTGTCTACAGCAAGGTCTTAAATGCTGCCTTAACACTTAGCCTTCCGACGAGTGTTTTTGCTGCTCTACAAACGGAACTGGCGCGTCTAATGTACTGTAGCGAGATGCCGATTAAGACCCTTTCTTGAGCAGGTGACTtcaggagacgaggagacccACTCGGGGATAgagcgcctgtctctgccgtgCCGGCGCGACTTTCCCGGGGGTTTGTCCATCAGCACGTGTGTTCGCcgcaggaagagagggagttTTTCGTCGAGGAAATTCCAAGGTCGATGGCTTATCTCGTTCCTTGCGTCACCATTCTGAGAGCTGTAACCCCGCGTGGCCACATGCTTGCTGACATTTTCTCCGAGTGACGGAGAATTGCTCccgtctcttcgctgctttcgTAGCCACACCCGCGACCACCATGCCGCAGACAAACATCCCTAGTTGGCACTTTGCCAACGAGTAAGTTTTTCGGGGAGTAAACCACAATTCAATTCCGAACTACTGTGATGCAGTGCTCCCCGGTGGCTACCAAGCAGACACTCGCGCGCGTCCCAGAATCCCAGCGAGAGGCATCGCTCATGGAGACACGGATGACCTCACCGGTTTCTGTGTCCCCTTATGTTTTTGCGAATTTCAGCATAACAGCGAGCGTTGTTTCCACTCTCGGAGGTACCGTTCAGCACGTTGGTCTTTGGTTGATAGTCGGTATTGAAATGTCCCCGAGGAATGCACGCCCTACGTGGTTCGATGAGCTGTGCGCGACCAGCGCATCACAGCAAAGCCCGTTTTCTATGTTTCTTGTGTTCTGCCAGCGCCTCGTCAGCGGGGTATCATTTTCAGACTGTTACCAGCGTGTTGTAGTTTTTTCATTGCACCTTACTCCGTGAACGGTACTCGCGAAGCGTTAGTCGCTCTTGCGTGCAAGGTGCCAAGTACAGAGTAAATACGTGGTGAAACGTATGCTGTACAATTCTTGATATAGTGAC from the Toxoplasma gondii ME49 chromosome IX, whole genome shotgun sequence genome contains:
- the RPL14 gene encoding ribosomal protein RPL14 (encoded by transcript TGME49_267060), with the translated sequence MGLFTRYYQPGRLCVVQYGPDAGKLCFVVDIINQTRVLVDGAGVTGIGAAGNRRSNPSERTLCVFNALSVKRQSMPVRRIALTDQYLKIPRSVRSATLKKALEKDDVIAKFNQSSWGKRRLAKEQRANMSDFDRFKLMVILKQRRKVMQQKLKSLKK